From a single Oreochromis niloticus isolate F11D_XX linkage group LG3, O_niloticus_UMD_NMBU, whole genome shotgun sequence genomic region:
- the LOC109201424 gene encoding interferon-induced protein with tetratricopeptide repeats 5-like translates to MMKVELPCLQGLLIPVKEYEKELCAKKLKQIAEKRLSRNPGDGEALALLGQVARAEGNRKEAAEFYEEALNCDKDNEEYLSALCELRLELQGSSSD, encoded by the exons atgatgAAGGTGGAGCTACCCTGTCTGCAGGGTCTCCTGATTCCTGTGAAGGAATATGAGAAGGAACTGTGTGCTAAG AAACTCAAGCAGATCGCTGAGAAACGTCTGTCAAGGAATCCAGGTGATGGCGAGGCTCTCGCTCTGCTGGGTCAGGTGGCCAGAGCTGAGGGCAACAGGAAGGAAGCTGCTGAGTTTTATGAGGAAGCTCTGAACTGTGACAAGGACAATGAAGAGTACCTGTCTGCTCTGTGCGAGCTGCGCCTGGAGCTGCAGGGATCATCCTCTGATTAA
- the LOC109201352 gene encoding uncharacterized protein LOC109201352 has product MVYRGRESSMMNFLRIELLWALLFVGELQASVHNDQINITAGQNVSLTCRAPTKNIDLVEWSRDDLGDEYVLMYRHGNFHPDKQHLSFKNRVDLQDRQMKDGDVSLILKNVTIADSGTYECRVIQKAKNGLTLLCNITLVVDPPGQTGGHTEDGGKEDGSAGLVIGLSIVAVVFSAAVVLILIYRKHKQCNQDSHPPPAEPQIEMSESFLNSESPAAEYNDRNDLEANNCHDQSTRIPDVTLTLENELLHPPLQETAGLLPERNIRVQ; this is encoded by the exons ATGGTTTATCGAGGCAGAGAAAGTAGTATGATGAATTTTCTTCGTATTGAACTGCTCTGGGCTCTGCTGTTTGTCGGAGAACTGCAGGCGTCCGTCCATAACG ACCAGATAAACATCACAGCTGGACAGAACGTCagtctgacatgtcgagctccaaccAAGAACATTGATCTCGTAGAATGGAGCAGAGATGACCTGGGAGATGAATATGTCCTTATGTATCGGCATGGGAACTTTCATCCAGACAAACAGCATCTATcatttaagaaccgggtggatctgcaggacagacagatgaaggatggagacgtgtctctgattctAAAGAATGTGACgattgctgatagtggaacatacgagtgtcgtgtTATCCAGAAAGCAAAAAATGGTTTAACGCTCCTCTGCAACATCACCCTggttgttgatcctccag gtcagacaggaggacacacagaggatggagggaaggaggatggaTCTGCTGGACTCGTCATTGGCCTTTCAATTGTTGCTGTggtgttttctgctgctgttgttcttaTTTTGATCTATAGAAAACATAAACAATGTAATCAGGACTCACATCCTCCTCCTGCTGAACCACAGATCGAAATGTCTGAGAGTTTTCTAAACTCTGAATCTCCTGCTGCTGAATACAATGACAGAAATGACCTGGAAGCAAACAACTGCCACGATCAATCCACAAGGATCCCTGATGTCACTCTGACACTTGAGAATGAACTACTTCATCCTCCTCTTCAGGAAACAGCAGGACTGCTTCCAGAGAGAaacatcagagtgcagtag